A portion of the Chlamydia caviae GPIC genome contains these proteins:
- the mutL gene encoding DNA mismatch repair endonuclease MutL yields the protein MSSRNPIQLLDTITINQIAAGEVIENSISVVKELVENALDAGADEIEVETLGGGQGLIVVKDNGCGMSSEDVALALKRHATSKIGEFSDVFSLSSFGFRGEALPAIASISKMEILSCPRAGEGSRTIIHGGEIVTSEAKPRQVGTTISIDSLFYNVPVRRGFQKSPQTDRMAMRKLLENRILSVENVGWSWVSERQQEFHIFKHQGFAERVAFVMGEGFMQEALRVDKGGNLVRVVGFLGSPGFHRPTRLGQRVFINDRPVDSTFISKKISEAYSMLLPPQRYPVFVLKLYLPPEWCDFNVHPQKTEVRILREEFVGEFLSETIGEVLARPQEVSVFETASTLPALRFFDEQLPESALEGLQGSNVLPVVKLTPSSSGSLPFLDREPDPLPVDRQTQISWGASQEVRFLTSLGKIVLAEDSEGVHAIFTESARKHLFYLSLVENHQHNYKSQSFLVPLCLEVTPQERIFLSSHIEEFKLLGIEISQMGPCVFSIESAPTFIGEEELKLWILSLAAESAKVDKRAMTLLIKEALTQTIFCKTLRAFDISWLSLLWQLGKPEKAFDGSQIRRLVLDEDFIKE from the coding sequence ATGAGTTCAAGAAACCCTATTCAATTACTCGATACGATCACTATCAATCAGATAGCTGCAGGAGAGGTTATTGAAAACTCTATATCTGTAGTTAAAGAGTTGGTAGAGAATGCCTTAGATGCTGGGGCGGATGAAATAGAGGTTGAAACTCTAGGAGGAGGGCAGGGGCTAATTGTTGTAAAAGATAATGGCTGTGGAATGAGCTCAGAAGATGTTGCTCTTGCTCTTAAGCGTCATGCCACGTCAAAAATCGGTGAGTTTTCCGATGTCTTTTCTTTGTCGAGTTTCGGTTTCCGTGGGGAAGCTCTCCCCGCGATAGCTTCTATCTCTAAAATGGAAATTCTTTCTTGTCCTAGAGCGGGAGAAGGCTCTAGGACAATTATCCATGGGGGAGAGATCGTTACATCAGAAGCTAAGCCACGTCAGGTAGGGACGACAATTTCTATAGATTCGCTATTTTACAACGTTCCTGTACGTCGGGGATTTCAAAAGAGTCCTCAGACAGATCGGATGGCTATGAGAAAGCTTTTGGAGAATAGAATTCTATCTGTAGAGAATGTGGGCTGGTCTTGGGTAAGTGAAAGGCAACAGGAATTTCATATTTTCAAGCATCAGGGATTTGCCGAGCGCGTAGCTTTTGTCATGGGAGAGGGCTTTATGCAGGAAGCCTTACGTGTGGATAAGGGGGGCAATCTTGTACGTGTTGTCGGTTTTTTAGGTTCTCCGGGCTTTCACAGGCCTACACGTTTAGGACAGAGAGTTTTTATCAATGATCGTCCCGTGGACTCTACGTTTATATCAAAAAAAATAAGCGAGGCTTATTCCATGCTTTTGCCTCCACAAAGGTATCCTGTTTTTGTTTTAAAACTGTATCTTCCTCCCGAGTGGTGCGATTTCAATGTGCATCCTCAGAAAACAGAAGTGAGGATTCTTAGAGAAGAATTTGTTGGGGAATTCCTTTCAGAGACAATAGGAGAGGTTTTAGCGCGCCCTCAAGAGGTCTCTGTTTTTGAAACAGCTTCTACGTTGCCTGCGCTACGCTTTTTTGATGAACAGCTCCCTGAAAGTGCTTTAGAAGGGCTGCAGGGTTCTAATGTTTTGCCGGTAGTAAAATTGACGCCATCTTCCTCTGGATCTCTTCCTTTCTTGGATAGGGAGCCAGATCCCTTGCCTGTAGATAGGCAAACACAAATTTCTTGGGGAGCTTCTCAAGAAGTGCGTTTTTTAACTTCTCTAGGGAAAATAGTTCTTGCAGAGGACTCGGAAGGTGTTCATGCTATTTTTACAGAATCGGCTAGAAAACATTTGTTTTACCTATCTTTAGTAGAAAACCATCAACATAACTATAAAAGTCAGTCTTTTTTAGTCCCTTTATGTTTGGAGGTGACGCCTCAGGAGCGTATTTTCCTCTCATCTCATATCGAGGAATTTAAGCTGTTAGGAATAGAGATTTCTCAAATGGGTCCTTGTGTATTCTCCATTGAAAGTGCTCCAACATTTATAGGTGAGGAAGAGTTGAAATTGTGGATTCTCTCCTTGGCAGCAGAGAGTGCCAAAGTGGATAAAAGAGCGATGACTCTTTTAATTAAAGAGGCTTTAACACAGACCATCTTTTGTAAAACACTGAGGGCATTCGATATTTCTTGGTTATCTTTGCTTTGGCAACTAGGTAAGCCGGAAAAAGCATTTGACGGCTCACAAATACGCCGATTAGTTTTAGATGAGGATTTTATTAAGGAGTAA
- a CDS encoding GspE/PulE family protein, producing MGDKVVLSQELLNALPYSFLKKHCLLPLKEQEDSVTIAYAKTSSLMAKDEVQLLIKKPVLFVLKDETEIIQSLQKIYSNLEGRASDMLLSMKEGDTSPINEEEDLLESTDLVPVVRFLNLILKEAIEERTSDIHFEPLEDSLRIRYRIDGVLHDRHSPPAHLHSALITRIKVLAKMDIAEHRLPQDGRIKIQIGGQEIDMRVSTVPVIYGERVVLRILDKRNVILDISGLHMPKDIESSFKEVIAVPEGILLVTGPTGSGKTTTLYSVIQHLSGPFTNIMTIEDPPEYKLSGIAQIAVKPKIGLSFACGLRHLLRQDPDVLMVGEIRDQETAEIAIQAALTGHLVVSTLHTNDAISAIPRLLDMGVEPYLLSATIVGVVAQRLVRKICPHCKQQCAADVQERAFLQSIGQDPDIPLYRGEGCSHCFRSGYKGRQGIYEFLHPDTALRSEIAMHKPYHVLREHAEKKGFHPLLRHGVALALSGETTLSEVFRVTKRND from the coding sequence ATGGGCGATAAGGTTGTGCTATCTCAGGAGCTATTGAATGCTCTTCCCTATTCTTTTTTAAAGAAGCACTGCCTTCTGCCGTTAAAAGAGCAGGAAGACAGTGTGACGATAGCTTATGCAAAGACCTCCTCACTCATGGCAAAAGACGAAGTGCAGCTGCTTATAAAAAAGCCTGTGCTTTTTGTTCTTAAAGACGAAACAGAGATTATACAGAGTTTACAAAAGATTTACTCGAATTTAGAGGGGAGGGCCTCCGACATGCTGTTAAGCATGAAAGAAGGCGATACCTCGCCAATAAATGAAGAGGAAGATCTTTTAGAAAGTACTGACCTTGTTCCCGTTGTACGCTTTTTAAATCTGATTTTGAAAGAAGCAATTGAAGAACGTACCTCAGATATTCATTTTGAACCTTTAGAAGACTCTCTACGCATACGCTACCGTATAGACGGCGTTTTGCATGATCGTCATTCTCCACCAGCCCATCTGCATTCAGCATTAATCACTCGGATTAAAGTATTGGCAAAAATGGATATAGCGGAACACCGCTTGCCTCAAGATGGGAGAATAAAAATCCAAATAGGTGGTCAGGAAATCGATATGCGTGTGAGTACCGTTCCTGTAATCTATGGTGAACGTGTTGTTCTTAGGATTTTAGATAAGCGTAATGTGATTTTAGATATCTCGGGATTGCACATGCCTAAAGATATCGAAAGTTCTTTTAAAGAAGTGATTGCTGTTCCTGAAGGGATACTTTTAGTTACAGGCCCTACGGGGAGTGGGAAAACAACAACGCTCTATAGTGTGATCCAACATCTTTCAGGACCTTTTACCAATATCATGACAATAGAAGATCCCCCTGAATATAAGTTATCAGGAATAGCGCAAATTGCTGTGAAACCAAAGATAGGTCTATCGTTTGCTTGTGGTTTAAGACATTTATTGCGTCAGGATCCCGATGTTTTAATGGTTGGAGAGATTCGTGATCAAGAAACGGCGGAAATTGCTATACAAGCCGCGCTAACAGGGCACCTTGTTGTCAGCACATTGCACACTAATGATGCGATTTCTGCAATTCCCCGTCTTTTAGATATGGGAGTAGAGCCTTATTTATTATCAGCAACAATCGTTGGTGTTGTTGCTCAGAGATTAGTGAGAAAAATCTGCCCTCATTGCAAGCAGCAATGCGCAGCAGATGTCCAAGAACGGGCATTTCTACAGTCTATAGGACAAGATCCGGATATCCCCTTATATCGCGGAGAGGGGTGTTCTCACTGTTTCCGATCAGGATATAAAGGACGTCAGGGAATTTATGAATTTCTACATCCCGATACAGCGTTGCGTTCTGAAATCGCTATGCATAAACCTTATCATGTATTGCGAGAGCATGCTGAGAAGAAGGGATTTCATCCATTACTAAGACATGGAGTTGCTTTAGCGTTGTCGGGAGAGACAACGCTGTCAGAAGTATTCCGTGTTACGAAACGGAATGACTAG
- a CDS encoding secretin N-terminal domain-containing protein, producing the protein MRFLRSPLVYLFGLSGLACCVPSLALTISEKAASLEKTGDFIDSSPGLASFNADMKEYNLQLKNLYDEAAALRESGCEDEARWKELLHKLAEVKKQIKHIENLWSAEIRERGDNPDDYALWHHPETTIYNLVSDYGEDNVIYLVPQDIGSIKVSALSKFTVPKEGFEECLTQLLTRLGIGVRQISPWIKELYTTHKEGCGVAGVFSSRKDLDLLPATAYIGYVLNSKNIDIRADQHILRKFANLDTTHIDLFGGKLWVFGSVGEIGELLKIYDFVQEDSVRQEYRVVPLTKIEASEMISILKAAFREDITKEDNDENLGLKVVPLQYQGRSLFLSGTATLVHQAMDLIKDLEEGIENPTDKTVFWYSVKHSDPQELAVLLSQVHDVFAGKEGGSLASQESMLKEATSTIHIDTSSAGTAKEGSVKYGNFIADSKTGTLIMVVEKEALPRIKMLLKKLDVPKKMVRIEVLLFERKLSNQRKAGLNLLRLGEEVCKKSSMGISWASSGILEFLFKGSTGASLVPGYDLAYQFLMAQEDVRINASPSVVTMNQTPARIAIVEEMSIAVSADKEKAQYNRAQYGIMIKMLPVINVGEEDGKSYITLETDITFDTTGKNANERPDVTRRNITNKVRIPDGETVIIGGLRCKHVSDSQDGIPFLGEIPGVGKLFGMNSTSDSQTEMFVFITPKILDNPAEKKERHEEAVLSSRPGENIEFRKALFAGEEAAKAAHKKLELISAIELPASQVEGLEYDGR; encoded by the coding sequence ATGCGTTTTTTGCGTAGTCCTTTAGTTTATCTTTTCGGATTGTCAGGTTTGGCGTGTTGCGTGCCAAGCTTAGCTTTGACTATTTCGGAAAAAGCTGCGTCCTTAGAAAAAACCGGAGATTTTATAGACAGTTCCCCTGGGCTCGCTTCATTCAATGCGGATATGAAGGAGTACAATCTTCAGTTAAAAAATCTTTACGATGAGGCTGCAGCTTTACGAGAGTCCGGATGTGAAGACGAAGCGCGCTGGAAAGAGCTTCTGCATAAGCTGGCAGAGGTTAAAAAGCAAATTAAGCATATAGAGAATCTCTGGTCAGCAGAGATTCGCGAAAGGGGAGATAATCCTGATGATTATGCCTTATGGCATCATCCTGAAACGACAATTTACAATTTAGTTTCTGATTATGGTGAAGATAACGTCATTTACTTGGTCCCTCAGGATATCGGATCGATTAAAGTTTCCGCATTATCAAAATTTACTGTTCCTAAAGAGGGTTTTGAAGAGTGTCTTACGCAGTTGCTAACACGTCTTGGTATAGGTGTGCGTCAGATAAGCCCATGGATAAAAGAGCTCTATACAACGCATAAAGAGGGTTGTGGAGTTGCTGGAGTCTTTTCTTCTAGGAAGGATTTAGATTTACTCCCTGCAACTGCTTATATTGGCTATGTATTAAACTCGAAGAATATCGATATACGAGCTGATCAGCATATCTTAAGAAAGTTTGCTAACCTTGATACAACGCATATTGATCTTTTCGGAGGGAAGTTGTGGGTATTCGGTTCTGTTGGTGAGATAGGTGAACTCCTTAAAATTTATGATTTCGTCCAAGAAGATAGTGTTCGTCAGGAATATCGCGTTGTTCCTTTAACGAAGATAGAAGCTTCGGAGATGATTTCTATTCTTAAAGCCGCTTTTCGAGAAGATATCACTAAAGAGGACAATGATGAGAATCTTGGTCTTAAAGTTGTTCCTCTACAATATCAAGGGCGCTCTTTATTTTTAAGTGGTACAGCGACTTTAGTTCATCAAGCGATGGATTTAATTAAAGATCTTGAAGAGGGGATTGAGAACCCTACAGACAAAACTGTCTTTTGGTATAGCGTGAAGCACTCCGACCCTCAAGAGCTTGCAGTATTGCTATCTCAGGTACACGATGTCTTTGCAGGGAAGGAAGGGGGATCTCTTGCTTCTCAGGAATCTATGCTAAAGGAAGCGACTTCTACGATACATATCGATACATCTTCCGCAGGAACTGCAAAAGAGGGTTCTGTAAAGTATGGAAATTTCATTGCAGATTCTAAGACGGGCACCTTGATCATGGTCGTGGAGAAAGAGGCTTTACCCAGAATCAAGATGTTATTGAAAAAGCTCGATGTGCCTAAAAAGATGGTGCGTATAGAAGTTTTGCTTTTTGAGAGAAAGCTTTCTAACCAGCGTAAAGCAGGGTTAAATCTGTTAAGACTTGGCGAAGAGGTTTGTAAAAAATCATCAATGGGGATTTCTTGGGCAAGCTCAGGGATTTTAGAGTTTTTATTTAAAGGCAGTACGGGGGCGTCTTTAGTCCCGGGTTATGATCTTGCCTATCAATTTTTAATGGCTCAGGAAGATGTACGTATAAATGCGAGTCCTTCTGTTGTGACTATGAACCAAACTCCCGCAAGAATTGCCATTGTAGAAGAGATGTCGATAGCAGTCTCGGCAGATAAGGAGAAAGCTCAATATAACCGTGCTCAATACGGAATTATGATTAAGATGCTTCCTGTTATTAACGTGGGTGAGGAAGATGGGAAAAGCTACATTACCCTAGAGACGGATATTACCTTTGATACTACAGGAAAAAATGCTAACGAGCGTCCTGATGTTACTCGACGTAATATCACCAATAAAGTGCGTATTCCTGATGGTGAGACGGTAATCATTGGGGGGTTACGTTGTAAACACGTCTCGGATTCTCAAGATGGCATTCCTTTTCTTGGGGAGATTCCCGGAGTAGGGAAGCTTTTTGGGATGAACTCGACCTCGGATAGTCAAACAGAAATGTTCGTCTTTATCACTCCGAAAATCCTCGATAATCCTGCTGAGAAAAAAGAGCGCCACGAAGAAGCTGTTCTTTCTTCGCGTCCTGGAGAGAATATTGAATTTCGTAAAGCCCTGTTTGCTGGAGAAGAAGCCGCAAAGGCAGCGCATAAAAAATTAGAACTGATTTCTGCCATAGAACTACCCGCGTCTCAAGTAGAGGGGCTAGAGTACGATGGGCGATAA
- a CDS encoding DUF1494 domain-containing protein, with protein MEVLVSITLLALLFSVLGFWQRQMFCSSRRNERVYKTFLQENYAYKKLRTVFCATSRIEDIPGALCSVVFDRGVYRDPELAGEVAGSLYYHQSQGRLELQIRSLRNHTKIETALLLDNVSKVDIVPQRNTGDQELPERILMVIHRSFPKGNDRVLTYQFALGK; from the coding sequence ATGGAAGTTCTGGTGTCCATAACCCTACTTGCCCTGCTCTTTAGCGTTTTAGGGTTTTGGCAAAGGCAGATGTTTTGCTCTAGTAGACGTAATGAACGTGTCTATAAAACCTTCTTACAGGAAAACTACGCCTATAAAAAATTGCGAACGGTATTTTGTGCGACATCACGTATTGAAGATATTCCCGGAGCACTATGTTCGGTAGTTTTTGATCGTGGAGTATATCGAGATCCTGAGCTTGCCGGAGAAGTCGCCGGCTCTCTATACTATCATCAAAGTCAAGGTAGACTAGAACTACAAATACGCAGTTTGCGCAATCATACTAAGATAGAAACCGCATTACTTTTAGATAACGTCTCGAAAGTCGATATTGTTCCTCAAAGGAACACGGGAGATCAAGAGCTCCCTGAGAGAATATTGATGGTGATTCATCGGAGCTTCCCTAAAGGGAATGATCGTGTGTTGACATACCAATTTGCGTTGGGGAAATAG
- a CDS encoding type II secretion system F family protein, whose translation MPRYRYTYLNAKERRKQDWLEALHIQEAREKLAQQGVQLLSIREVPPRRVRVKNSELIIFSKQMLLLLRSGLPLYESLSSLRYQYQGQRISGLLTAFMENLRSGGSLSQAMAAYPDVFDTFYRSAVLAGESVGNLEGCLQNIIVVLEEREQMSKKLMAALSYPIVLLVFSVAVILFFLMGVIPSLKETFENMEPNTLTSIVFSLSDFVCNYKYFLLGTLGLGIAGLAATRRKPFWKKWFEKTLFSLPGVKKFFIKLGFSRFCSVVSAILRGGGTLIEGLELGCGAVPYAMLREDMKQMIHAVIEGSSLSKELAKRPWVPKLALGMVSLGEESGDLADVLGHVAHIYNEDTQKTLTWITSWCQPIILVFLGGIIGIIMLAILIPLTSNIQIL comes from the coding sequence ATGCCACGATATCGCTATACCTACCTCAATGCAAAAGAACGACGTAAACAAGATTGGCTGGAAGCACTACATATTCAAGAAGCAAGAGAAAAGCTCGCGCAACAAGGAGTGCAGTTGCTCTCTATTCGGGAAGTGCCCCCACGTCGCGTGCGAGTAAAAAATAGTGAACTGATCATCTTCTCAAAACAGATGCTTCTTCTTCTTCGTTCCGGATTGCCTCTATATGAAAGTCTGTCCTCTCTTAGATATCAATATCAGGGACAGAGAATCTCGGGATTGCTCACAGCATTCATGGAAAATTTACGTTCGGGAGGGTCATTGTCACAGGCAATGGCAGCCTATCCCGATGTTTTTGATACTTTTTACCGTAGTGCTGTTCTTGCTGGAGAAAGTGTGGGGAATCTAGAAGGGTGTTTGCAAAACATTATCGTTGTTTTAGAAGAACGCGAGCAAATGTCTAAAAAGCTGATGGCTGCCCTGAGCTACCCAATAGTGCTACTCGTATTTTCAGTAGCTGTAATTCTCTTTTTCTTGATGGGGGTAATTCCCTCTTTGAAAGAGACATTCGAGAATATGGAACCTAACACACTGACTTCTATAGTGTTTAGCCTTAGCGATTTTGTGTGTAACTACAAATATTTCCTTCTTGGAACTCTGGGATTAGGAATCGCAGGATTGGCGGCTACACGACGTAAACCCTTTTGGAAGAAATGGTTTGAGAAAACCCTATTTTCACTTCCTGGAGTGAAGAAGTTCTTCATCAAATTAGGGTTTAGCAGATTTTGTTCCGTAGTTTCTGCGATTCTCCGCGGTGGAGGGACGCTAATAGAAGGATTAGAACTAGGTTGCGGAGCAGTTCCCTATGCCATGTTGCGTGAGGATATGAAACAGATGATACACGCTGTTATCGAGGGAAGCTCATTAAGTAAAGAATTAGCAAAACGGCCCTGGGTGCCGAAATTAGCCTTAGGCATGGTCTCATTAGGAGAGGAATCTGGGGATCTTGCTGATGTATTAGGACATGTCGCGCATATTTATAATGAAGATACCCAAAAAACACTAACCTGGATAACCTCGTGGTGCCAACCGATTATCCTTGTGTTTCTTGGAGGGATTATAGGGATTATTATGTTGGCGATACTTATCCCGCTAACAAGCAATATTCAAATTTTATAG
- a CDS encoding SycD/LcrH family type III secretion system chaperone — protein MSKPTSNNSKKPSASFNKKTRSRLAELAAQKKAKANDLEQQYPVPTEEETKKALSDILHGLGEGLTLQQILGLSDVLLEEIYTIAYTFYSQGKYNEAIGLFQILTASKPQCYKYILGLSSCYHQLKMYNEAAFGFFLAFDAEPQNPIPPYYIADSLMKIDQAEESRDFLDITIDICANKPEYKILKERCNIMKDSLKDMIKETAPKKKKATAAKSKTADKKKSGGKR, from the coding sequence ATGAGCAAGCCTACTTCTAATAATTCTAAAAAGCCATCAGCCTCGTTTAACAAAAAAACACGTAGCCGACTCGCTGAGCTTGCTGCACAAAAAAAAGCTAAGGCTAATGATTTAGAACAGCAATATCCAGTCCCTACAGAAGAAGAAACAAAGAAAGCTTTGTCAGACATCTTACATGGTCTTGGTGAGGGATTAACTCTTCAGCAGATCTTAGGTCTATCCGACGTTTTGTTAGAAGAGATTTACACAATTGCTTACACCTTCTATTCCCAAGGGAAATACAACGAAGCCATAGGTCTTTTCCAAATTCTTACAGCTTCAAAACCTCAGTGCTACAAGTATATCCTAGGCTTAAGCTCATGCTATCATCAGCTCAAAATGTACAATGAAGCAGCCTTCGGCTTCTTCCTTGCTTTTGATGCGGAGCCCCAAAACCCCATTCCTCCTTACTACATAGCAGATAGCTTGATGAAGATAGACCAAGCGGAGGAATCTCGAGATTTCTTAGATATTACCATCGATATTTGCGCTAACAAACCTGAGTACAAAATTCTGAAAGAACGCTGCAATATTATGAAAGACTCTCTCAAAGATATGATTAAAGAAACAGCTCCAAAAAAGAAAAAAGCCACTGCTGCCAAATCAAAAACAGCAGACAAAAAGAAATCCGGTGGGAAACGTTAA
- a CDS encoding type II secretion system protein, protein MKKQKRKQSITLIEMMVVITLIGIVGGALAFNMRGSIQKGKVFQSEQNCAKVYDILMMEYATGGNSLREIVDQKESILEGAAWCKDGKKLLKDAWGEDIIVKLNDKGDDLIVFSEKASGTNSKRG, encoded by the coding sequence ATGAAAAAACAAAAACGCAAACAGTCCATCACATTAATCGAGATGATGGTTGTTATCACATTGATCGGTATTGTTGGAGGAGCTTTAGCTTTTAATATGCGCGGTAGCATTCAGAAAGGGAAAGTTTTCCAATCAGAGCAAAATTGTGCCAAAGTTTACGACATCTTAATGATGGAGTACGCAACTGGAGGAAACTCTCTAAGAGAGATCGTAGATCAGAAAGAATCTATTCTTGAAGGTGCTGCGTGGTGCAAAGACGGGAAGAAATTGCTGAAAGATGCTTGGGGAGAAGACATTATAGTAAAGCTCAATGATAAGGGCGATGATTTGATAGTCTTTTCAGAGAAGGCATCAGGGACAAATAGCAAGCGTGGATAG
- a CDS encoding type III secretion system membrane protein — protein MSLSTSGPDNANQKNIMAQVLASTPQAVPTPDKLAGNETKQIQQTRQGKNAEMQSDAGIAGTQGKEKTSAVSEAQGADNIMAGQGIAAGQETEAAEAAAGANQTAGAAAFRANLQASLEETNKTLETTLSSLSSLDSTQLHEVQELVASAVSRSSNSAIRGLETPDLPKPSISKPRQEVMEISMSIAKAIAALGEATASALSDYQSTQAQASTMNRLSLESQGLKIDSEREEFQKMKEIQAKADGNKTLETVNTVMIAVSVTITVVSVVAALFTCGLGLIGTAAAGATAAAAAATAGATAGVTAATSVATTVATQVTVQAVMQAVKTAIVQAVKTAVMEAVKSAIKQGVKQAIKAAVKAAVKTLMKNMSKIFKTGQKALSKSFPKLSKVINTLGNKWVTAGMGVVVAVPSLVKGIGDLKLSEMQTELADIQKKTGMLTAQAEMMNMFTMFWQQASKIAAKQTDSANEMQQQATKLGAQIAKAFQSISSGLAAAV, from the coding sequence ATGTCTCTTTCTACCTCAGGTCCAGACAACGCCAACCAGAAAAATATCATGGCTCAGGTATTAGCTTCTACACCGCAAGCTGTACCCACTCCAGATAAACTTGCTGGCAATGAAACTAAGCAAATTCAGCAAACCCGACAGGGGAAAAACGCTGAAATGCAAAGTGATGCTGGTATTGCTGGAACTCAAGGTAAAGAAAAAACCAGTGCTGTTTCTGAAGCTCAAGGCGCAGATAACATCATGGCGGGTCAAGGAATTGCCGCAGGTCAAGAGACTGAAGCTGCAGAAGCTGCCGCCGGCGCTAACCAAACAGCCGGCGCCGCTGCTTTCCGAGCAAATTTACAAGCTTCACTTGAAGAAACTAACAAAACATTGGAGACCACTCTCTCCTCTTTATCTTCCTTAGATTCTACTCAGCTACATGAAGTTCAAGAGTTGGTTGCCTCTGCTGTTAGCAGATCATCAAACTCTGCGATTCGAGGATTAGAGACTCCAGATCTTCCTAAACCTTCTATAAGCAAGCCTAGACAGGAAGTTATGGAAATTAGCATGTCCATAGCAAAAGCTATCGCTGCTCTTGGAGAAGCTACCGCTTCGGCCCTTTCTGACTATCAAAGCACCCAGGCCCAAGCTTCAACGATGAACCGCTTATCCTTAGAATCTCAAGGATTGAAAATCGATTCTGAACGTGAAGAATTCCAAAAAATGAAAGAGATTCAAGCAAAAGCAGACGGGAATAAAACACTCGAAACTGTAAACACCGTGATGATTGCTGTTTCTGTAACTATTACCGTGGTCTCTGTTGTTGCTGCATTATTTACCTGCGGTCTAGGTCTTATAGGTACTGCCGCTGCTGGAGCTACTGCCGCCGCTGCCGCTGCAACTGCAGGGGCTACTGCAGGAGTTACTGCCGCAACATCCGTAGCCACAACTGTAGCTACACAGGTTACCGTTCAAGCTGTGATGCAAGCAGTCAAAACTGCCATTGTACAAGCAGTCAAAACTGCCGTTATGGAAGCTGTTAAATCCGCTATTAAACAGGGGGTCAAACAAGCTATTAAAGCTGCTGTTAAAGCCGCCGTTAAGACATTGATGAAGAACATGTCCAAGATCTTCAAAACAGGGCAAAAAGCCCTTTCCAAGAGCTTCCCAAAACTTTCTAAAGTAATCAATACTTTAGGGAATAAATGGGTCACTGCTGGAATGGGAGTGGTTGTTGCCGTTCCTTCTTTAGTCAAAGGTATTGGAGATCTTAAATTATCCGAAATGCAAACCGAACTTGCCGATATTCAGAAAAAAACAGGGATGCTCACCGCTCAAGCCGAAATGATGAACATGTTTACCATGTTTTGGCAACAGGCAAGTAAAATCGCCGCGAAACAAACTGACAGTGCAAATGAAATGCAGCAACAAGCAACTAAATTAGGTGCTCAGATTGCTAAAGCCTTCCAATCTATCAGCTCGGGCTTAGCAGCAGCAGTATAA
- a CDS encoding M24 family metallopeptidase: MFQDRVARAQAALADYGIEGFIVERGEDLAYFLGDKVTTGTLLIGKDEVVFFVYRMDKELYADLQGPSLVFCDRNIAEFLLPYLKTTAYQTLGFDSLHTSYQRYQERENASCSWVPITLFTEKLRSIKSADEIEKMRQAATLGSEGYDYVLSVLQEGITEQEVVRLLRVFWAKAGAEGPSFSPIVAFGHHAAFPHAVPTDRELRKGDIVLIDIGVLYQGYCSDMSRTVAWGRPDTRLIESYPAVVKAQQAGMKLCRAGALCLDIHNEAARVLREYGLEEYFCHGVGHGVGRNIHEYPQLSPKSDTATLETGMTVTVEPGVYFPGIGGIRIEDTVLIDGNKNFSLTSRPVSTELVFL, encoded by the coding sequence ATGTTCCAAGATCGCGTAGCTAGAGCGCAAGCAGCTCTTGCAGATTATGGTATAGAGGGGTTTATCGTAGAAAGAGGAGAAGATCTTGCGTATTTTCTTGGAGATAAAGTAACCACAGGAACCCTTCTCATAGGCAAAGATGAGGTAGTGTTTTTTGTTTATCGTATGGACAAAGAGCTCTATGCTGATCTTCAGGGGCCCTCTCTTGTATTTTGTGATAGAAACATCGCAGAATTTCTTCTTCCCTATCTTAAAACAACTGCTTATCAAACTTTGGGCTTTGATAGCCTCCATACTTCATATCAAAGATACCAAGAAAGAGAAAATGCTTCATGCTCTTGGGTGCCTATAACGTTATTCACGGAAAAATTACGCAGTATAAAGTCTGCAGATGAAATAGAAAAAATGCGTCAAGCAGCCACTTTGGGCTCTGAAGGGTATGACTATGTTCTCTCCGTATTGCAAGAGGGGATAACAGAACAAGAGGTTGTGCGGCTCCTTCGTGTATTTTGGGCTAAAGCTGGTGCTGAAGGGCCTTCATTTTCTCCGATCGTGGCTTTCGGCCATCACGCTGCCTTCCCTCATGCTGTTCCCACGGATAGGGAGTTGCGCAAGGGGGATATTGTGCTTATTGACATAGGCGTTCTGTATCAAGGATACTGCTCGGATATGTCGCGTACAGTAGCTTGGGGACGCCCAGATACACGTCTTATTGAAAGTTATCCTGCAGTCGTAAAAGCTCAACAAGCCGGGATGAAATTATGCCGTGCCGGAGCTCTATGTCTAGACATTCATAACGAAGCTGCCCGCGTATTAAGAGAATACGGGCTCGAGGAATATTTTTGCCACGGCGTAGGTCACGGCGTAGGAAGGAATATTCACGAATACCCCCAGCTTTCTCCAAAATCGGACACAGCTACCCTAGAAACCGGAATGACAGTTACTGTGGAGCCCGGAGTCTATTTCCCAGGGATCGGAGGCATACGTATCGAAGATACAGTCCTGATAGATGGTAATAAAAATTTTAGTTTAACCAGCCGTCCTGTGTCTACGGAGTTAGTTTTCTTATAA